The Acinonyx jubatus isolate Ajub_Pintada_27869175 chromosome D1, VMU_Ajub_asm_v1.0, whole genome shotgun sequence genome includes a window with the following:
- the SCGB1A1 gene encoding uteroglobin gives MKLAMTLALVTLALCCSLASAEVCQSFLNVMETLFTGTLSSYEAAVEPFLPDADMKDAGIQLKRLVDMLPQKAKESILKLTDKIVRSPLCA, from the exons ATGAAGCTCGCCATGACTCTTGCCCTGGTCACCCTGGCTCTCTGCTGTAGTCTTG CTTCCGCAGAGGTCTGCCAGAGCTTTCTAAACGTCATGGAAACCCTCTTCACGGGCACGCTTTCCAGTTACGAGGCCGCCGTTGAACCTTTCTTGCCAGACGCGGACATGAAAGACGCGGGGATCCAGCTGAAGAGGCTGGTGGACATGCTTCCTCAGAAGGCCAAGGAGAGCATCTTAAAGCTCACG gaCAAAATCGTAAGAAGCCCACTGTGTGCTTAG